A window of Pusillimonas sp. T7-7 contains these coding sequences:
- a CDS encoding response regulator — MENPLLKVLVVDDDPALRQLLADYLNRHNYDTLLAPDASDLPARIQRYSPDLIVLDRMMPDGDGAEACRRLRQQGEDIPVILLTARDETVDRVIGLEAGADDYLGKPFDPRELLARIEAVLRRKKGASALNKDQPVSFGPFTFDPATRQLSKDDETIKLTGGEVNLLEALINNSGKPLSRERLLALARDDDEGERNDRAIDIAILRLRRAIEDDPKQPRWIQTVWGVGYRFSP; from the coding sequence ATGGAAAATCCCCTGCTAAAAGTACTGGTGGTCGACGACGACCCCGCCCTGCGGCAATTGCTGGCCGACTATCTGAATCGTCACAATTACGACACACTGCTTGCGCCCGATGCCAGCGATCTGCCTGCACGCATCCAGCGTTACTCACCCGACCTTATCGTACTTGACCGCATGATGCCAGACGGAGACGGGGCCGAGGCCTGCCGTCGCCTGCGGCAGCAGGGGGAAGACATTCCCGTCATTTTACTGACAGCCCGCGACGAAACGGTTGACCGGGTCATAGGCCTGGAGGCCGGTGCAGACGACTATCTGGGCAAGCCATTTGATCCGCGTGAACTATTGGCCCGCATAGAAGCCGTACTGCGCCGCAAGAAAGGCGCTTCGGCGCTCAACAAAGACCAACCCGTATCGTTTGGCCCTTTCACTTTCGACCCGGCCACCCGCCAATTGTCCAAAGACGACGAAACCATCAAGCTGACCGGAGGTGAAGTCAATTTGCTGGAAGCCCTGATCAATAACTCCGGCAAGCCACTCTCACGCGAGCGCCTTTTGGCGCTGGCGCGCGACGACGATGAGGGCGAACGCAATGACCGCGCCATTGATATCGCCATCTTGCGACTGCGCCGCGCCATTGAAGACGATCCCAAGCAGCCACGCTGGATACAGACCGTGTGGGGCGTGGGCTATCGGTTCTCGCCTTGA
- the minE gene encoding cell division topological specificity factor MinE, which yields MSLLSFFRGQKKTSASVARDRLQLILINERGDGVTPDYLPQLQKELVEVISRYVKISPDDIKVNLERQDSLEILEVKIEMPQAEAR from the coding sequence ATGTCCCTGCTTTCCTTTTTTCGTGGCCAGAAAAAAACTTCCGCCAGCGTCGCTCGCGATCGCCTGCAGCTGATCCTGATCAACGAACGGGGCGATGGCGTTACACCTGACTACCTGCCCCAGTTGCAAAAAGAGCTAGTCGAGGTGATCTCGCGTTACGTCAAGATCAGTCCTGACGACATCAAGGTCAATCTTGAACGTCAGGACTCACTCGAGATTCTTGAAGTCAAGATAGAAATGCCTCAAGCCGAAGCAAGATAA
- the minD gene encoding septum site-determining protein MinD, protein MARIVVVTSGKGGVGKTTTSASFSSGLAIRGHKTVVIDFDVGLRNLDLIMGCERRVVYDFVNVIQGEATLNQALIRDKQLENLFILPASQTRDKDALTKEGVEKALNDLAEMGFEYIVCDSPAGIETGALMASYFADDALVVTNPEVSSVRDSDRILGILSAKSRRAEKGEEPIKEYLLLTRYNPKRVAEGEMLSLKDIEDILRIKLIGVVPESESVLQASNQGIPAIHLRDSDVAVAYQDVVARYLGEEKPLRFVDYEKPGLFKRLFGGK, encoded by the coding sequence ATGGCGAGAATTGTTGTGGTGACTTCCGGCAAAGGCGGTGTGGGCAAAACCACCACCAGTGCAAGCTTCTCCTCCGGACTGGCGATACGCGGCCACAAAACTGTCGTTATCGACTTTGACGTAGGCTTGCGCAACCTGGACCTGATCATGGGTTGTGAACGCCGTGTTGTATATGATTTCGTCAACGTCATCCAGGGTGAGGCAACGCTGAATCAGGCGCTTATTCGCGACAAACAGCTTGAAAACCTGTTCATTCTTCCCGCCTCACAAACACGCGACAAAGACGCCCTGACCAAGGAAGGCGTTGAAAAAGCGCTGAACGACCTTGCCGAAATGGGTTTTGAATACATTGTTTGCGATTCACCCGCCGGCATTGAAACAGGTGCCTTGATGGCTTCGTATTTTGCCGACGATGCCCTGGTTGTCACCAACCCTGAAGTCTCCTCGGTACGCGACTCTGATCGCATCCTGGGCATACTGTCGGCCAAATCACGCCGTGCTGAAAAGGGCGAAGAACCCATCAAGGAATACTTGCTGCTGACTCGCTACAATCCCAAGCGCGTAGCCGAGGGTGAAATGCTGTCGCTCAAAGATATCGAAGATATTTTGCGCATCAAGCTCATCGGCGTTGTCCCCGAATCCGAATCCGTGCTGCAGGCGTCCAACCAGGGCATCCCGGCCATCCATTTGCGTGACAGCGATGTAGCGGTTGCCTATCAAGACGTTGTTGCCCGCTATCTGGGTGAAGAAAAACCACTGCGTTTTGTCGACTACGAAAAGCCAGGCCTGTTCAAGCGCCTGTTCGGAGGGAAATAA
- the ettA gene encoding energy-dependent translational throttle protein EttA has translation MAQYVYTMNRVGKIVPPKRQILRDISLSFFPGAKIGVLGLNGSGKSTLLKIMAGIDREIEGEAIPMAGLNIGYLPQEPVLNPEHTVRQSVEEGLGELFSARKRLEEVYAAYSEPDADFDQLATEQAELEAIIAAAASSGADDIEHQMEIAADALRLPPWDAVIGNLSGGEKRRVALCRLLLSKPDMLLLDEPTNHLDAESVEWLEQFLRKFPGTVVGVTHDRYFLDNAAEWILELDRGHGIPWKGNYSSWLEQKDDRLKQEEASESARQRTIKKELEWVRQNPKGRQAKAKARLARFEELSSHEYQKRNETQEIFIPVAERLGNEVIEFENVSKGYGDRLLIDNVSFKVPAGAIVGIIGPNGAGKSTLFRMLAGQEQPDSGVVKVGQTVKLAFVDQSRESLPDDKTVFDAISDGADLLTVGRFEMPSRAYLGRFNFKGGDQNKQVGKLSGGERGRLHLAKTLIAGGNVLLLDEPSNDLDVETLRALEDALLEFAGSVMVISHDRWFLDRIATHILAFEGDSQLVFFDGNYQEYEVDKVRRLGEEGAKPRRLRYKALK, from the coding sequence ATGGCCCAATACGTATATACGATGAACCGGGTTGGCAAAATTGTGCCGCCCAAGCGCCAGATTCTGCGCGATATCTCCTTGTCTTTTTTTCCGGGCGCCAAAATCGGCGTGCTGGGCCTGAACGGTTCGGGTAAGTCGACCCTGCTCAAGATCATGGCGGGTATCGACCGCGAGATCGAGGGCGAGGCCATTCCCATGGCGGGACTCAATATTGGCTATCTGCCGCAAGAGCCCGTCCTGAATCCTGAGCACACGGTGCGCCAGTCGGTCGAAGAGGGCCTGGGTGAACTGTTCAGCGCGCGCAAGCGGCTCGAAGAGGTCTATGCCGCTTACTCAGAGCCTGATGCCGATTTCGACCAGCTTGCCACCGAACAGGCGGAGCTCGAAGCCATTATTGCAGCGGCTGCTTCCAGCGGCGCAGATGATATCGAGCATCAAATGGAGATTGCGGCAGATGCCTTGCGTCTGCCGCCGTGGGACGCCGTCATTGGCAATCTGTCTGGCGGTGAAAAGCGCCGCGTGGCGCTGTGCCGCCTGCTGCTGTCCAAGCCCGACATGCTCTTGCTCGATGAGCCAACCAACCACCTTGATGCGGAAAGCGTTGAGTGGCTGGAACAGTTTCTGCGCAAGTTCCCGGGTACCGTCGTGGGTGTTACGCACGATCGTTACTTTCTTGATAATGCGGCGGAATGGATACTTGAACTCGACCGGGGGCATGGCATTCCCTGGAAGGGCAACTATAGTTCCTGGCTCGAGCAAAAAGACGACCGTCTGAAGCAGGAAGAGGCTTCAGAATCGGCCAGGCAACGCACCATCAAGAAAGAACTGGAATGGGTCAGGCAAAACCCCAAAGGCCGGCAGGCAAAGGCCAAGGCCAGGCTGGCGCGCTTTGAAGAGCTGTCGTCCCACGAGTACCAGAAGCGGAATGAAACCCAAGAGATTTTCATCCCCGTTGCCGAGCGCCTGGGCAACGAGGTCATCGAGTTCGAGAACGTCAGCAAGGGCTATGGCGACCGGCTGCTGATCGACAATGTCAGCTTTAAAGTCCCGGCGGGTGCGATCGTCGGCATTATCGGGCCAAACGGGGCGGGTAAGTCAACGCTGTTTCGCATGCTTGCCGGGCAAGAGCAGCCCGACAGCGGCGTTGTCAAAGTCGGCCAGACGGTCAAACTGGCTTTTGTCGACCAGTCACGCGAGTCGCTGCCCGATGACAAAACCGTGTTCGACGCCATCTCTGATGGTGCTGATTTGCTGACCGTAGGGCGTTTTGAAATGCCGTCGCGCGCATACCTGGGCCGTTTCAATTTCAAGGGTGGCGACCAGAACAAGCAGGTGGGCAAGCTTTCCGGGGGCGAGCGTGGCCGGCTGCATTTGGCCAAGACGCTGATCGCCGGCGGTAATGTGCTGCTGCTTGACGAACCGTCCAACGACCTTGACGTTGAAACCCTGCGCGCTCTGGAAGATGCCTTGCTGGAGTTCGCCGGCAGCGTGATGGTCATCAGCCATGACCGCTGGTTCCTGGATCGCATTGCAACCCATATACTGGCATTTGAAGGCGACTCGCAACTGGTCTTTTTTGACGGCAACTACCAGGAATATGAAGTGGACAAGGTGCGGCGCCTGGGCGAAGAAGGCGCCAAACCCAGGCGCTTGCGCTATAAAGCGCTTAAATAG
- a CDS encoding HAMP domain-containing sensor histidine kinase, protein MKLRNWLPRSLSTRMVLLTLGTILLVQAATFASVSYYRKKYTEEVTVVFTATTIRTLRAALAEIPSVQRDEFVRQASQNQWHLWSRTLPSNTSLEHRRPPRNPAPPPPGDIRHSLRTFVQALNLRLDDDTRVALSRGPEPRLYISLPYPPVSAVPPNREWLVIPLDGIAPPVATPMIVVWLSGMGLLLLLAAAFSWHITRPLTRLAKAADQLAAGQPQRVTPSGPSETRILGERFNAMLDTLAESNAVQRTLLAGLPHDLKGPLSRMWLRIEMVDDPTFKDGMLKDVQDMQRMVNQFIGFARGSDPGSYQFTRLRLNSWLDEQVAAWESAGSPVKLVRMHQKTLVISGDKMALGRLLDNLITNALNHGKPPVEVALDIVDGNALITVSDHGPGISAERRIEALRPFSRLDDARTLTGSVGLGLALADSIARAHDGTLALENAKWGGLEVRISLPVLTP, encoded by the coding sequence ATGAAGTTACGCAACTGGCTGCCAAGGTCACTGAGCACGCGCATGGTGCTGCTTACACTGGGCACCATTTTGCTGGTACAGGCAGCCACTTTTGCATCCGTTTCTTACTATAGAAAAAAATACACCGAAGAGGTAACGGTAGTATTTACGGCGACGACGATACGCACGCTGCGTGCTGCCCTGGCAGAGATTCCATCGGTACAACGCGACGAGTTCGTACGCCAGGCCTCCCAGAACCAGTGGCACTTATGGTCGCGCACCCTGCCATCCAATACCAGTCTGGAGCACCGTCGTCCGCCGCGCAATCCGGCTCCACCTCCACCTGGCGACATACGCCACTCGCTGCGTACTTTCGTCCAGGCCCTGAACCTGCGTCTTGACGACGATACCCGTGTCGCCCTGTCCCGCGGCCCCGAGCCGCGCTTGTACATCTCTTTGCCTTACCCCCCCGTCAGTGCCGTACCACCAAACAGGGAATGGCTGGTAATACCACTGGACGGAATCGCCCCGCCCGTCGCCACCCCCATGATTGTCGTCTGGCTGAGCGGCATGGGTCTGTTGCTGCTGTTGGCCGCCGCCTTTTCCTGGCATATCACCCGACCGCTCACCCGACTGGCCAAGGCGGCCGACCAGTTGGCGGCCGGCCAGCCACAGCGCGTCACGCCCTCGGGCCCTTCTGAAACACGCATTCTGGGTGAACGCTTCAACGCCATGCTGGATACTCTGGCCGAATCGAATGCGGTCCAGCGCACCCTGTTGGCTGGCTTGCCTCACGATCTGAAGGGGCCTTTATCGCGCATGTGGCTGCGTATAGAGATGGTTGACGACCCTACATTCAAGGACGGCATGCTCAAGGATGTCCAAGACATGCAGCGCATGGTCAATCAATTCATCGGTTTTGCGCGTGGATCCGACCCCGGCTCATACCAGTTCACTCGCCTGCGACTTAACTCCTGGCTGGATGAGCAGGTTGCGGCCTGGGAAAGTGCAGGCAGTCCCGTCAAGCTAGTCCGCATGCACCAGAAAACCCTTGTCATCAGCGGCGACAAGATGGCCCTGGGCCGTCTGCTGGACAACCTGATCACCAACGCCCTGAATCACGGCAAGCCCCCGGTCGAAGTCGCGCTCGATATCGTCGACGGCAACGCACTGATTACAGTATCGGATCATGGTCCTGGCATCAGCGCCGAGCGGCGTATTGAAGCCCTGCGACCATTTTCTCGTTTGGACGACGCTCGTACCCTCACAGGTTCAGTCGGCCTGGGCCTGGCGCTGGCCGACAGCATTGCCCGTGCTCATGACGGCACGCTAGCCCTGGAAAATGCCAAGTGGGGAGGCCTGGAAGTACGAATAAGCCTACCCGTCCTGACACCGTAG
- a CDS encoding glycine zipper 2TM domain-containing protein gives MKAATLSKLGAIGLLALAMGGCSSWDSMSHRQKSTVTGAGLGGVAGAVITGGGVLGTVGGAAIGGVIGDQVGKNR, from the coding sequence ATGAAAGCAGCAACATTAAGCAAACTGGGTGCTATCGGTCTTCTTGCTTTGGCCATGGGTGGCTGTTCGTCGTGGGACAGCATGAGCCATCGCCAGAAAAGTACGGTAACCGGCGCGGGCCTTGGTGGCGTCGCAGGTGCAGTGATAACCGGTGGTGGCGTACTGGGTACGGTGGGCGGCGCGGCCATAGGCGGCGTCATCGGCGACCAGGTAGGTAAAAACAGGTAA
- a CDS encoding isochorismatase family protein, with amino-acid sequence MTTLSTHDTMVLLVDMQTGLLPAIADHPALIQTTASLLQAAQLLGVPVIATEHFAEKIGPTDPALRRWVDHVIHKRHFNAVREPHFMQELPCRRERVLLLGTEAHVCVLQTGLGLADAGLQPILVTDCTGSRRTGDLAAACARWDHYGLERISAEMAMFEWMETPAHPQFKEVLALIKAR; translated from the coding sequence ATGACTACCCTGAGCACGCACGATACGATGGTCTTGCTGGTTGACATGCAAACCGGGCTGCTGCCCGCCATAGCTGATCATCCAGCCCTCATCCAAACGACCGCAAGCCTGCTGCAGGCGGCTCAATTGTTGGGTGTGCCCGTCATAGCCACCGAACATTTTGCTGAAAAAATAGGCCCCACCGATCCGGCGCTGCGGCGCTGGGTCGACCATGTCATTCATAAACGGCACTTCAATGCGGTCCGCGAGCCGCATTTCATGCAGGAACTGCCGTGCCGCCGCGAAAGAGTGTTGCTGTTAGGCACCGAGGCGCATGTGTGTGTGTTACAAACCGGCCTTGGCTTGGCTGATGCGGGTTTGCAACCCATCCTGGTCACCGATTGCACAGGGTCGCGCCGCACGGGGGATCTCGCTGCGGCTTGTGCGCGCTGGGATCATTATGGGCTCGAACGGATCAGTGCGGAAATGGCCATGTTCGAATGGATGGAAACACCGGCCCATCCGCAGTTCAAAGAAGTATTGGCGCTGATCAAGGCGCGTTAA
- a CDS encoding cytochrome d ubiquinol oxidase subunit II yields MIEALAIALGLSAQDPFFWMPLVFMLLFFAIIVAGTVLDGFDIGVGCLTLFAPKESRQRMLSLLSPWRDANEFWLFLGLGLFVSVFPKAAGSIMGQLYLPLCLLGLGVLLRSAAFEIRLRAPKALQKRWLAGFGIGSLLTAFSHGLLLAQIVVSYHSEPGYIWFSLFVGLCAVAAYCLLGSSWLIMRVTGELRARAVMWGRRAVRWSAAGAVAVSVVLAFANPGVFLKWSDGPHWQIVVTMWGMLLVCFVSVEMCLQRMINSSYRTTALPFFMTLLIFMTVLGGLGYSFFPYLVLDEITLWDAAASVDSMWLVLSATIIALPVAVIFNIWVYWRMFGLSIPPTPPNFDG; encoded by the coding sequence ATGATAGAAGCTTTGGCTATCGCTCTGGGCTTAAGCGCACAAGATCCATTTTTCTGGATGCCTTTGGTATTCATGCTGCTGTTTTTCGCCATTATCGTGGCCGGTACGGTACTGGACGGGTTCGATATAGGGGTGGGTTGCCTGACGCTGTTCGCCCCAAAGGAGTCCAGGCAGCGCATGCTTTCCTTATTGAGCCCCTGGAGGGATGCGAATGAGTTCTGGCTGTTCCTGGGCTTGGGGCTGTTCGTGTCGGTTTTTCCCAAGGCAGCGGGCAGCATTATGGGGCAGCTCTACCTACCATTGTGTCTGCTGGGGCTGGGCGTCCTGCTGCGTTCGGCTGCCTTTGAAATACGCTTGCGCGCGCCGAAGGCGCTGCAAAAGCGCTGGCTAGCAGGCTTTGGCATTGGCTCCTTGCTGACGGCGTTTTCGCATGGCCTGCTTCTTGCGCAAATCGTCGTGTCGTATCACTCCGAGCCTGGCTATATCTGGTTCTCGCTGTTTGTAGGCCTTTGTGCGGTGGCTGCATATTGCTTGTTGGGATCATCCTGGCTGATTATGCGGGTGACCGGCGAGTTGCGCGCGCGCGCGGTCATGTGGGGCAGGCGTGCGGTACGCTGGTCTGCGGCGGGAGCAGTGGCGGTTTCCGTCGTCCTGGCTTTCGCCAATCCGGGTGTGTTTCTGAAGTGGAGCGACGGGCCGCACTGGCAGATCGTGGTGACCATGTGGGGCATGCTGCTGGTGTGCTTTGTGTCGGTTGAAATGTGCTTGCAGCGCATGATCAACAGCAGTTATCGCACTACGGCACTGCCATTCTTCATGACCTTGCTGATTTTCATGACAGTGCTTGGTGGCCTGGGCTACAGCTTTTTCCCCTATCTGGTGCTGGACGAGATTACGCTGTGGGACGCAGCAGCTTCGGTCGACTCAATGTGGTTGGTGTTGTCGGCCACGATCATCGCCCTGCCCGTGGCGGTGATCTTCAACATCTGGGTGTATTGGCGGATGTTCGGTTTGTCGATACCGCCTACGCCACCGAATTTTGATGGCTAG
- a CDS encoding glutamine--tRNA ligase/YqeY domain fusion protein translates to MTSAPSPAPVSNFLRTIIDNDLAQGRYADKRWAGKPGPASVQALGDGDPARIRTRFPPEPNGYLHIGHAKSICLNFGLANDYQGACHLRFDDTNPEKEEDEYVNAIIEMVEWLGFDWQYGNENNRYFASDYFDYMYQFAQALVQAGLAYVDEQSADEMRATRGTLTEKGTNSPWRDRPAEESLRLLDEMRDGKHPDGSMALRAKIDMGSPNINMRDPVMYRIRHVPHHRTGDRWCIYPMYSWAHPVEDALERITHSICTLEFEDQRPFYDWILNHLADLGQLQRPLPRQYEFARLNLSYVVTSKRKLLQLVREGYVQGWDDPRLPTLAGLRRRGYTPASIRLFCERLGVSKADSRIDYSVLEQALRDDLDPIAARSVAVLDPVKLVLTNYPQDQTELCHAPRNPHDPNAGQREFPLSRELWIERDDFREEPPKKYFRLFPGNTVRLKYGYIIRCTGCVKDDNGNVTEVHAEYLPDTKSGTPGADSVKVKGNITWISAAHAIPAEIRLYDRLFTDPHPDSGDKNFLDAINPDSCQTIHGWLEPGTLLSADHPMQFERLGYFVADRKDSTPEKPVINRTATLKDSWAQQK, encoded by the coding sequence ATGACCTCTGCGCCATCTCCCGCACCCGTTTCCAACTTTCTGCGCACCATTATCGATAACGATCTCGCCCAGGGCCGTTATGCCGACAAGCGCTGGGCGGGCAAGCCGGGGCCAGCATCAGTCCAGGCATTGGGTGACGGCGATCCAGCTCGGATTCGTACCCGATTTCCGCCAGAACCCAACGGCTACCTGCATATCGGGCACGCCAAAAGCATTTGTCTGAACTTCGGCCTGGCAAACGACTACCAAGGCGCCTGCCACCTGCGGTTTGACGATACCAATCCCGAAAAAGAAGAAGACGAATACGTCAACGCCATTATTGAAATGGTCGAATGGCTGGGCTTCGACTGGCAATACGGCAACGAAAACAACCGCTATTTCGCCAGCGACTATTTCGACTACATGTACCAGTTCGCCCAAGCTTTGGTACAGGCTGGGCTGGCCTATGTCGACGAACAAAGCGCCGACGAAATGCGCGCCACGCGCGGCACACTCACGGAAAAAGGCACGAATTCGCCATGGCGCGATCGTCCGGCCGAAGAGTCGCTGCGCCTGCTCGACGAAATGCGCGACGGCAAACATCCCGACGGCAGCATGGCTCTACGCGCAAAAATCGACATGGGCTCGCCCAATATCAATATGCGCGACCCGGTGATGTACCGCATACGACATGTGCCCCATCACCGCACAGGCGACCGCTGGTGCATCTACCCCATGTATTCCTGGGCTCACCCGGTCGAAGACGCCCTCGAAAGAATCACCCACAGCATCTGCACGCTTGAATTCGAAGACCAGCGTCCTTTTTATGATTGGATACTCAACCATCTGGCCGATTTGGGACAGCTGCAGCGGCCATTGCCGCGGCAGTACGAATTCGCCCGGCTGAACCTCAGCTACGTCGTGACCAGCAAGCGCAAGCTTTTACAACTGGTGCGCGAAGGCTATGTCCAGGGCTGGGACGATCCACGCCTGCCGACGCTGGCCGGCTTGCGCCGACGCGGCTATACACCGGCATCCATACGCCTGTTCTGCGAACGCCTGGGTGTGTCGAAAGCCGACTCGCGTATTGACTATAGCGTGCTCGAACAAGCCCTACGCGACGACCTGGACCCTATCGCTGCTCGTAGCGTTGCCGTACTCGACCCGGTCAAGCTCGTGCTGACCAATTATCCGCAAGACCAGACTGAGCTGTGTCACGCCCCTCGCAACCCGCACGACCCCAATGCGGGCCAACGCGAGTTTCCGCTCAGCCGCGAGCTCTGGATTGAGCGCGACGACTTTCGCGAAGAGCCTCCCAAGAAGTATTTCAGGCTTTTCCCGGGCAATACTGTGCGTCTGAAATACGGCTATATCATTCGCTGCACCGGCTGCGTCAAAGACGACAACGGCAACGTAACGGAAGTCCATGCAGAATATCTGCCGGACACCAAAAGCGGCACCCCAGGCGCCGACTCGGTCAAGGTCAAGGGCAATATCACCTGGATCAGCGCCGCCCATGCGATTCCTGCTGAAATCCGCCTGTACGACCGCCTGTTTACCGATCCGCACCCTGATTCGGGCGACAAGAACTTTCTGGATGCCATCAACCCGGACTCCTGCCAGACTATCCATGGCTGGCTGGAACCCGGTACCCTGTTGTCTGCCGACCACCCCATGCAATTCGAGCGGCTGGGCTATTTTGTTGCCGACCGCAAAGACTCGACCCCCGAAAAACCGGTGATCAATCGCACGGCTACGCTCAAAGACTCCTGGGCGCAGCAAAAATGA
- a CDS encoding cytochrome ubiquinol oxidase subunit I has protein sequence MTHTTLWLSQIQFFSSLGFMLLFLALELGLAWVLLYFKLRSRGPNHAAWTAAYRFWVRVFALAFILSFAACLPVLIQFGSLWPELIEKIGNVAGPLLAAGVLSAYVFKSCFLGAMLFGQRYLSDKVHTLVVFMVAVGVVVSVLWLLVLLSWTHTPAGVLFADGQYQVLDWVAVIFNPALPWYAALFVLAALLTTAFLMIGVVAAQSLRRPVDESGRLVFKSALWLATVSIVLQGLAAAGTGHMTARHQPAKAAATAAYWESGQPADLVLFAWPDTQAHANRLAWLWPGAGSTWIGRDQAGALRGLDQFSGMRPPVSATFWSFRLAALTGLLMLLAAWLTLWRARRVRYDPGELSRWGRQVLAGMTFSGWLMLLAGLFHVLLGAYPYAVNGTVTISEVAGTTSLYALLGGYLAHLVVYLLLLISFLQMLRHIVRYGVVPVARRRGRA, from the coding sequence ATGACGCACACGACATTGTGGTTATCTCAGATACAGTTTTTCTCTAGCCTGGGGTTCATGCTGCTGTTTCTGGCCTTGGAGCTGGGCTTGGCGTGGGTTTTACTGTACTTCAAGCTACGTTCGCGCGGGCCGAATCATGCCGCCTGGACGGCGGCCTACCGCTTTTGGGTGCGTGTGTTTGCGCTGGCCTTTATTTTAAGCTTTGCGGCCTGTCTTCCGGTACTGATACAGTTCGGCAGCCTGTGGCCTGAGCTTATCGAGAAAATCGGCAATGTGGCAGGGCCTTTGCTGGCGGCGGGGGTGTTGTCGGCTTATGTGTTCAAGTCCTGCTTTCTGGGAGCCATGCTGTTCGGGCAACGTTATTTATCCGATAAGGTGCATACGCTGGTGGTCTTCATGGTGGCGGTGGGTGTAGTCGTAAGCGTTCTCTGGCTATTGGTGCTGTTGTCCTGGACGCACACACCGGCAGGCGTGCTGTTTGCCGATGGGCAGTATCAGGTGCTCGACTGGGTGGCCGTCATATTCAATCCGGCGCTCCCCTGGTATGCCGCGCTCTTTGTTCTGGCTGCGCTCCTGACGACGGCATTTCTCATGATTGGTGTGGTTGCCGCCCAAAGCCTGCGCCGCCCCGTGGACGAAAGCGGGCGTCTGGTATTCAAGTCGGCGCTATGGCTGGCTACGGTAAGCATAGTGCTGCAGGGTTTGGCAGCAGCCGGAACCGGCCATATGACGGCGCGTCATCAACCGGCCAAGGCGGCGGCTACCGCTGCCTACTGGGAAAGTGGTCAGCCGGCCGACTTGGTGTTGTTTGCCTGGCCCGACACACAGGCGCATGCCAATCGCCTGGCCTGGCTATGGCCCGGTGCGGGCAGCACATGGATAGGGCGCGATCAAGCGGGTGCTTTACGGGGGCTGGACCAGTTTTCGGGTATGCGGCCACCGGTGTCTGCAACGTTCTGGTCGTTCCGGCTTGCTGCGCTGACTGGCTTGTTGATGCTGCTTGCAGCGTGGCTGACCTTGTGGCGCGCCCGGCGGGTACGATACGATCCGGGAGAGTTGTCGCGATGGGGGCGGCAGGTGCTGGCGGGTATGACGTTTTCAGGCTGGTTAATGCTGCTGGCTGGCTTGTTCCATGTGTTGCTGGGCGCCTATCCATACGCAGTGAATGGCACAGTCACAATAAGTGAAGTGGCGGGGACAACGTCCTTATATGCGCTGCTGGGCGGGTATCTTGCCCATCTGGTGGTTTACTTATTGCTGCTCATCAGCTTCTTGCAAATGCTTCGCCATATCGTGCGCTATGGCGTGGTGCCGGTTGCCCGTCGCAGGGGAAGGGCATGA
- the minC gene encoding septum site-determining protein MinC encodes MSDAKPKNKSPSALDFKSATLYALRVVLRSHDDGELLAALQQRMTDAGAFFENEPVVIDASLIAEIIDWSALLQALRGHSLHPVGVVAQGANLEAALAQGLAAVDLGSPTPRPTSQPAPEQEVPVVAPPPTTQGSNAKASAAEQPPPSATGVPEVAPAAMVINRPLRSGQRIYARNTDLIVIGVVSQGAEVIADGNIHVYGPLRGKAMAGARGDTSARIFTTQLDPELLAIAGVYRVIESQLDQTLHNQPTIIHLDDDTLKITALNK; translated from the coding sequence GTGAGCGACGCCAAACCAAAAAACAAAAGCCCATCGGCGCTGGACTTCAAAAGCGCCACCCTCTACGCATTGCGTGTCGTACTGCGCAGCCACGACGACGGCGAGCTGCTTGCGGCACTTCAGCAACGCATGACCGATGCAGGAGCGTTCTTCGAGAACGAACCCGTCGTCATTGACGCAAGCTTGATTGCCGAAATCATCGATTGGTCCGCCTTGCTGCAAGCCTTGCGCGGCCACAGCCTGCATCCCGTAGGCGTCGTTGCCCAGGGCGCCAACCTGGAAGCGGCTCTGGCGCAAGGCCTGGCCGCGGTAGATCTGGGCAGCCCCACGCCCCGGCCAACCAGCCAGCCTGCGCCAGAGCAAGAAGTCCCTGTAGTGGCTCCGCCGCCGACAACACAAGGCAGCAATGCCAAGGCCAGCGCTGCGGAACAGCCTCCCCCCTCTGCAACGGGCGTTCCCGAAGTGGCGCCCGCGGCCATGGTCATCAACCGCCCCTTACGGTCGGGGCAACGCATTTATGCTCGGAACACCGACCTGATCGTGATTGGCGTGGTCAGTCAAGGGGCTGAAGTCATTGCCGACGGCAATATTCATGTATACGGGCCTTTACGCGGGAAAGCCATGGCTGGCGCCCGTGGCGACACCAGTGCACGTATTTTTACTACACAGCTGGACCCTGAACTGCTGGCTATCGCCGGCGTATACCGTGTAATCGAAAGCCAACTGGACCAGACCTTGCACAACCAGCCGACCATCATCCATTTGGACGACGATACCCTTAAAATTACAGCGCTAAACAAGTAG